In Phyllobacterium zundukense, one DNA window encodes the following:
- the maiA gene encoding maleylacetoacetate isomerase: MNGIILYDYWRSSASYRVRIALNRLGLEYETVPVNLLKDEHKGDDNLSRNPQGLVPTLAMDGRMMTQSLAIIEYLDEIYLDAGFLPQEPAGRQRVRALSYAIAMDTHPVCNMGVMAHILYLTEGGDKIRIAWMRKFIAEGLSAFEAMLDHPDTGKFCQGNAPGMADFCLVPQVYNAKRWGVKTSGFKRISAIVKRCRAIDAFAAAHPDKVKV; the protein is encoded by the coding sequence ATGAACGGTATCATCCTTTACGACTACTGGCGCTCATCCGCCAGCTATCGGGTGCGCATAGCGCTCAACCGTCTCGGTCTCGAATATGAAACCGTGCCGGTCAATCTTCTCAAGGACGAACACAAAGGCGACGACAATCTCAGCCGTAACCCGCAAGGTCTCGTTCCAACGCTTGCCATGGATGGGCGGATGATGACCCAGTCATTGGCAATCATCGAATATCTTGACGAGATCTATCTGGACGCAGGCTTCCTGCCGCAGGAACCGGCCGGAAGGCAGCGGGTGAGGGCGCTTTCCTATGCCATAGCCATGGACACACATCCTGTCTGCAACATGGGTGTGATGGCCCACATCCTGTATTTGACCGAAGGTGGCGACAAGATCCGCATCGCCTGGATGCGCAAGTTCATCGCCGAGGGCCTTTCCGCATTCGAGGCCATGCTGGACCATCCGGATACGGGGAAATTCTGCCAGGGCAACGCGCCTGGCATGGCAGATTTCTGCCTTGTTCCCCAAGTTTACAATGCCAAGCGATGGGGTGTTAAGACGAGCGGCTTCAAACGCATAAGTGCAATCGTCAAACGGTGCAGGGCTATCGACGCCTTCGCAGCGGCGCATCCGGACAAGGTGAAGGTCTGA
- a CDS encoding fumarylacetoacetate hydrolase family protein, translated as MKLASLDNGTRDGKLVLVSKDLTRFTDASFLAPTLQSALDDWARIAPHLEALGKSLELGAVPTGRFHEHEAMAPLPRAYQWADGSAYVNHVELVRRARGAEMPQSFWTDPLIYQGGSDGFLGPREPIRMADEAYGIDMEGEVAVVVDDVLMGASVDEARDTIRLVMLVNDVSLRGLIPAELAKGFGFFQSKPSSAFSPVAVTPDELGDAWDGSKVHLPLHVNLNGRPFGRANAGIDMTFDFPTLIAHAARTRPLGAGTIVGSGTVSNKLDGGPGKPVEEDGAGYSCIAEIRMIETIREGAPQTPFLRFGDLVRIEMKDPYGHSIFGAIEQQVINYGREA; from the coding sequence ATGAAGCTAGCCTCCCTGGACAACGGTACCCGCGACGGCAAGCTCGTTCTTGTCTCCAAGGATCTGACCCGCTTTACCGACGCTTCGTTTCTCGCGCCGACCCTGCAATCGGCGCTCGACGATTGGGCGCGTATAGCACCGCATCTGGAAGCGCTTGGCAAAAGTCTCGAGCTTGGTGCGGTCCCCACCGGCCGCTTCCACGAACATGAGGCAATGGCGCCATTGCCACGCGCCTATCAGTGGGCGGACGGCTCCGCCTATGTCAATCATGTCGAACTGGTTCGCAGGGCACGTGGCGCCGAGATGCCACAGAGCTTCTGGACCGATCCTCTGATCTACCAGGGTGGTTCCGACGGTTTCCTCGGGCCACGCGAACCGATCCGCATGGCGGACGAGGCCTATGGGATCGACATGGAAGGGGAGGTCGCCGTTGTTGTCGATGACGTGCTAATGGGTGCAAGTGTCGACGAGGCACGTGATACAATCCGTCTTGTCATGCTGGTCAATGATGTCAGTCTGCGTGGTCTGATCCCGGCGGAACTCGCGAAAGGTTTCGGCTTCTTCCAGTCCAAACCATCATCGGCGTTTTCGCCCGTTGCCGTGACCCCCGATGAACTCGGCGATGCCTGGGACGGAAGTAAGGTGCACCTGCCGTTACATGTCAACCTGAATGGGAGGCCGTTCGGCCGCGCCAATGCCGGTATCGACATGACCTTCGATTTCCCGACGCTGATCGCCCATGCCGCCAGGACGCGGCCGCTTGGTGCCGGTACGATCGTCGGCTCCGGCACGGTCTCCAACAAGCTCGACGGCGGGCCCGGCAAACCAGTCGAGGAGGATGGGGCGGGCTATTCCTGTATAGCGGAGATCCGCATGATCGAGACCATCCGGGAAGGCGCTCCCCAGACGCCGTTCCTGCGTTTCGGCGATCTTGTGCGGATCGAGATGAAGGACCCCTATGGTCATTCGATCTTCGGCGCCATCGAGCAGCAGGTCATCAATTACGGGCGTGAAGCATGA
- the hmgA gene encoding homogentisate 1,2-dioxygenase has translation MAAVNYMPGFGNDFETESLPGALPQGQNSPQRCAYGLYAEQLSGSPFTAPRGINERSWLYRIRPSVKHSGRFTPSKREHWKTAPNLDDHELPIGQLRWNPTPMPQQPTSFIDGIRTMTTAGDVHGQAGMAAHVYAFNRDMEDDYFFDADGEMLLVPEKGRLRIFTEMGIIEIEPSEICVIPRGMMFKIAALDGEARGYICENYGAKFSLPDRGPIGANCLANPRDFKTPVAAFEEKEIPCRLHVKWCGKFYQTTLDHSPLDVVAWHGNYAPYKYDLRTFSPVGAILFDHPDPSIFTVLTAPSGEEGTANVDFVIFPPRWLVAEHSFRPPWYHRNIMSEFMGLVYGQYDAKEEGFVPGGMSLHNMMLAHGPDAMGFNKASTVELKPQRLENTLAFMFETRFPQHLTRFAAELVSLQDNYADCWKDLKKRFNGTPEGDWSEENKNK, from the coding sequence ATGGCGGCTGTCAACTACATGCCCGGCTTCGGCAATGATTTCGAGACAGAGTCCCTGCCTGGCGCTCTGCCGCAGGGGCAGAACTCACCGCAGCGTTGCGCCTATGGGCTCTATGCCGAGCAACTGTCCGGCTCTCCCTTTACCGCGCCGCGCGGCATCAATGAACGTTCCTGGCTCTATCGTATCCGGCCTTCGGTCAAGCACAGCGGCCGGTTCACACCATCGAAGCGCGAACATTGGAAGACCGCGCCTAACCTTGATGATCATGAATTGCCAATCGGCCAGCTGCGCTGGAATCCGACACCGATGCCGCAGCAACCAACGAGTTTCATCGATGGCATCCGCACCATGACCACGGCCGGCGATGTCCATGGCCAGGCAGGCATGGCGGCGCATGTCTATGCATTCAACCGCGATATGGAAGACGACTATTTCTTCGATGCCGATGGCGAAATGCTTTTGGTACCGGAAAAGGGAAGGCTCCGTATCTTCACCGAAATGGGCATCATCGAGATCGAACCTTCGGAGATCTGCGTCATCCCGCGCGGCATGATGTTCAAGATTGCGGCCCTTGATGGTGAGGCGCGAGGCTATATCTGCGAGAATTACGGCGCGAAATTCTCGTTGCCGGATCGCGGCCCGATCGGCGCCAACTGCCTGGCCAATCCGCGCGATTTCAAAACACCTGTTGCGGCCTTCGAAGAAAAGGAAATTCCTTGCCGGCTGCATGTGAAATGGTGCGGCAAGTTCTATCAAACGACGCTCGATCATTCGCCTCTCGACGTCGTTGCGTGGCACGGCAATTATGCGCCTTACAAATACGATCTGCGCACCTTCTCACCTGTCGGCGCTATCCTGTTCGATCACCCGGACCCGTCGATCTTCACCGTGCTGACCGCTCCCTCCGGCGAAGAGGGCACGGCCAACGTCGATTTCGTGATTTTCCCGCCGCGCTGGCTGGTGGCAGAACACAGTTTCCGCCCGCCCTGGTACCATCGCAACATCATGTCCGAATTCATGGGTCTGGTATATGGTCAGTACGACGCCAAGGAGGAGGGGTTCGTGCCGGGCGGCATGAGCCTGCACAATATGATGCTGGCACATGGTCCCGACGCGATGGGTTTCAACAAGGCCTCGACGGTGGAACTCAAGCCGCAACGCCTTGAGAACACTCTGGCGTTCATGTTCGAGACGCGTTTCCCGCAACATCTGACCCGTTTTGCCGCAGAACTCGTATCGCTGCAGGACAATTACGCGGATTGCTGGAAAGACCTGAAGAAGCGGTTCAACGGAACGCCCGAGGGCGACTGGTCAGAGGAGAACAAAAACAAATGA
- a CDS encoding MarR family winged helix-turn-helix transcriptional regulator has product MTAETTQPLILENFLPYRLNKAAEAVSQRFASIYRERYGLTRPEWRTLATLGQFGILTATAIGAHSSMHKTKVSRAVFALEKRRWLSRKRDDIDRRIENLELTPAGHKAYNELAKVAHQFETDLLSALGKLGENELKAGLAALEKYYNQA; this is encoded by the coding sequence ATGACAGCCGAGACAACACAGCCGCTGATATTGGAAAATTTCCTTCCCTACCGGCTGAACAAGGCGGCGGAGGCCGTCAGCCAGCGCTTTGCCAGCATCTATCGCGAGCGATACGGGTTGACGCGGCCTGAATGGCGCACCTTGGCGACGCTTGGCCAGTTCGGTATTTTGACGGCCACTGCAATCGGTGCGCATTCCTCCATGCACAAGACGAAGGTCTCGAGGGCGGTGTTCGCGCTGGAAAAGCGCCGATGGCTAAGTCGCAAGCGTGATGACATCGACCGGCGCATCGAGAACCTGGAACTCACGCCCGCAGGGCACAAGGCCTATAATGAACTTGCCAAGGTCGCGCATCAGTTTGAGACCGACCTGCTTTCGGCTCTCGGGAAACTGGGCGAGAATGAGTTGAAAGCCGGACTGGCTGCGCTGGAGAAGTACTATAATCAGGCGTGA
- a CDS encoding antitoxin, giving the protein MTQTAKIFTNGRSQAVRLPAAYRFDSSEVFIRRDEVTGDVILSSKPDNWDGFLAALREGDVPADFLSREERNLSGSDTDPFEGWEE; this is encoded by the coding sequence ATGACCCAGACGGCAAAGATTTTTACGAATGGGCGCAGTCAAGCAGTGCGCCTTCCTGCAGCCTATCGGTTCGACAGCAGCGAGGTATTTATTCGCCGTGATGAAGTTACGGGTGATGTCATCCTGTCGAGCAAACCTGATAACTGGGATGGATTTCTCGCAGCACTTAGAGAAGGAGATGTACCTGCCGATTTCCTTAGCAGGGAAGAGCGCAATCTTTCCGGCAGCGATACAGATCCATTTGAGGGTTGGGAGGAGTGA
- a CDS encoding type II toxin-antitoxin system VapC family toxin, with translation MLDTNAVSLAIKGNAATVKRMVDIPMASICISVVTEAELLFGLAKRPAATKLSSRIHEFLKRVNSLPLDSTVAARYGPLRAQLEQRGRAIIGLDLLIAAHAIAANAILVSNDAAFRHVEGLQVEDWSKDP, from the coding sequence ATGCTCGATACCAACGCTGTCAGCCTAGCAATCAAGGGAAATGCCGCCACTGTCAAACGCATGGTCGATATCCCAATGGCATCAATATGCATCTCTGTTGTCACCGAGGCAGAGCTGCTTTTCGGGCTTGCGAAGCGACCTGCAGCTACAAAGCTCTCCAGTCGAATTCACGAGTTTCTAAAGCGTGTGAATAGCCTGCCGCTCGACAGCACCGTAGCTGCCCGCTATGGACCATTGCGCGCACAGCTGGAGCAGCGCGGAAGGGCGATCATAGGGCTAGACTTGTTGATTGCTGCTCACGCAATCGCTGCAAATGCGATTTTGGTGTCAAATGATGCAGCGTTCCGCCATGTCGAAGGTCTCCAAGTGGAGGACTGGTCGAAAGATCCCTAA
- a CDS encoding ABC transporter permease gives MNLYAIKAIYLFEMHRTWRTIMQSVISPVVSTSLYFVVFGSAIGGRIPEISGVSYGAFIVPGLIMLSLLTQSISNASFGIYFPKFVGTIYELLSAPVSYLEIVIAYVGAAATKSIILGVIILATAALFVPLRIEHPFVMLLFLVLTAVTFSMFGFIIGIWADGFEKLQLVPLMIITPLTFLGGSFYSIDMLPPFWQKVTLFNPVVYLISGFRWSFFGLSDVHIGTSLAMTALFLIACILILRWIFTTGYRLKS, from the coding sequence ATGAACCTCTATGCCATCAAGGCGATCTACCTGTTCGAGATGCACCGCACATGGCGCACGATCATGCAGAGCGTCATCTCGCCTGTCGTTTCGACGAGCCTGTATTTCGTCGTCTTTGGTTCGGCCATCGGCGGACGTATTCCTGAAATCAGCGGGGTCAGCTATGGCGCGTTCATCGTGCCCGGTCTGATCATGCTGTCGCTGTTGACGCAGAGCATCTCGAACGCTTCCTTCGGCATCTATTTTCCGAAGTTCGTCGGAACGATCTACGAGCTCTTGTCGGCACCCGTGTCCTATCTGGAGATCGTCATCGCCTATGTCGGCGCCGCAGCGACCAAATCCATCATTCTCGGGGTCATCATTCTGGCCACGGCCGCCTTGTTCGTACCGTTGCGGATTGAACATCCCTTCGTCATGCTGCTATTCCTGGTGCTGACTGCAGTTACATTCAGCATGTTCGGCTTCATCATCGGCATCTGGGCCGACGGCTTCGAAAAGCTGCAGCTCGTCCCGCTGATGATCATCACGCCGCTAACCTTCCTCGGAGGCAGTTTTTACTCCATCGACATGCTGCCGCCTTTCTGGCAGAAAGTGACGCTGTTCAACCCGGTTGTGTACCTGATCAGCGGTTTCCGCTGGAGCTTCTTTGGCCTGTCGGACGTGCACATCGGCACCAGCCTTGCCATGACAGCGCTGTTCCTCATCGCCTGCATTCTGATCCTGCGCTGGATCTTCACGACGGGATACAGATTGAAGAGTTAG
- a CDS encoding ABC transporter ATP-binding protein, whose translation MSSAISVSSLYKTYSTGFEALKNINLDIRHGEIFALLGPNGAGKTTLISTICGIVNPTSGTILADGHDIIKEYRAARSKIGLVPQELTTDAFETVWNTVSFSRGLFGKPAKPAHIEKILKELSLWDKKDSKLMTLSGGMKRRVMIAKALSHEPEILFLDEPTAGVDVELRRDMWNVVRALRESGVTIILTTHYIEEAQQMADRIGVISHGEIILVEEKAELMRSLGRKQLRLFLQEKRDKVPEALAQYELELSSDGCELIYHYDTQKDRTGITALLKDLDKAGVRFKDIQTRESSLEEIFVNLVRERK comes from the coding sequence ATGTCCTCAGCTATCTCTGTCTCCAGCCTTTACAAAACCTACTCAACCGGTTTCGAAGCGCTGAAGAACATCAATCTCGACATTCGACATGGCGAGATATTCGCGCTGCTCGGTCCAAACGGCGCGGGCAAGACCACACTGATCTCGACAATTTGCGGCATCGTCAATCCGACATCGGGAACGATCCTCGCCGACGGCCACGATATCATCAAGGAATATCGCGCTGCCCGTAGCAAGATCGGCCTTGTGCCCCAGGAACTGACGACAGATGCCTTCGAGACGGTCTGGAATACAGTCAGTTTCAGTCGCGGTCTCTTCGGCAAGCCGGCCAAGCCGGCGCATATCGAAAAGATCCTGAAAGAACTGTCGCTGTGGGACAAGAAGGATTCAAAGCTCATGACGCTTTCCGGCGGCATGAAACGCCGGGTGATGATCGCGAAAGCTTTGTCGCACGAACCGGAGATCCTGTTTCTCGATGAGCCTACGGCCGGGGTCGACGTAGAGCTCCGGCGCGACATGTGGAATGTCGTCCGGGCACTGCGCGAATCCGGCGTCACCATCATCCTGACGACGCATTATATCGAGGAAGCCCAGCAGATGGCCGATCGCATCGGCGTCATCAGCCATGGCGAAATCATTTTGGTCGAGGAGAAGGCTGAACTGATGCGCTCGCTCGGCAGGAAGCAATTGCGGCTGTTTCTTCAGGAAAAACGTGACAAGGTACCGGAGGCGTTGGCCCAATACGAGCTTGAGCTTTCGTCCGACGGCTGCGAACTCATTTATCACTATGACACGCAGAAGGACCGCACCGGGATTACGGCTTTGCTGAAAGACCTCGACAAGGCCGGCGTCCGTTTCAAGGATATCCAGACGCGCGAAAGTTCATTGGAAGAAATCTTCGTGAATCTCGTGAGGGAACGCAAATGA
- a CDS encoding MFS transporter yields MTDTALPAQRTSAETTVFAIIFAVSFCHFLNDMMQSLLAAIYPMLKENYGLNFKQIGFLTLTFQVTASLLQPVVGTYTDKRPMPYSLPVGMAFSLVGLGLLSIATHYVMLLAGAAFIGIGSSIFHPEASRVARLASGGRHGLAQSFFQVGGNFGTALGPLLAAFIVLPRGQQSIAWFSAAALIGMIILYQVGSWYQRYRIANANKPAASRVLKLPRKKVITSLLILTLLVFTKNIYLASISSYYTFYVIHKFGISVQQSQMMLFLFLGAAAVGTILGGPIGDKIGTKAVIWFSILGVLPFTLMMPYANLLWTGVLTVFIGFILSSAFPAIVVFAQELVPGRVGMIAGIFFGFAFGMAGIAAAVLGFVADAKGIDYVYMICSYLPFLGLLTVFLPSMREVRGEPATA; encoded by the coding sequence ATGACCGATACTGCCTTGCCTGCTCAGCGGACTTCTGCTGAAACAACTGTCTTCGCCATCATTTTCGCAGTCAGCTTCTGCCATTTTCTCAATGACATGATGCAGTCGCTGCTTGCAGCTATCTATCCGATGCTCAAGGAGAACTATGGCCTCAATTTCAAGCAGATCGGTTTCTTGACGCTGACATTCCAGGTCACGGCCTCGTTGCTGCAGCCGGTCGTCGGCACTTATACCGACAAGCGCCCGATGCCCTATTCGCTGCCCGTCGGCATGGCTTTTTCGCTGGTCGGGCTCGGCTTGCTTTCCATCGCCACGCATTATGTCATGTTGCTCGCCGGCGCCGCTTTCATCGGTATCGGTTCGTCGATCTTCCACCCGGAAGCCTCGCGTGTGGCCCGTCTCGCCTCGGGCGGGCGCCATGGTCTGGCGCAGTCGTTCTTTCAGGTCGGCGGCAATTTCGGCACGGCGCTCGGGCCTTTGCTCGCGGCCTTCATCGTGCTGCCGCGCGGCCAGCAAAGCATTGCCTGGTTCTCCGCTGCCGCTCTGATCGGCATGATCATCCTTTATCAGGTCGGCAGCTGGTACCAGCGCTATCGCATCGCCAATGCGAACAAACCGGCCGCCAGCAGGGTCCTGAAGCTGCCGCGCAAAAAGGTCATTACATCGCTGCTGATCCTGACGCTGCTTGTCTTCACGAAGAACATCTACCTTGCCAGTATTTCCAGCTATTACACGTTCTACGTCATCCACAAGTTCGGTATTTCCGTGCAGCAATCGCAGATGATGCTGTTCCTGTTCCTCGGTGCCGCTGCTGTCGGGACTATTCTCGGCGGCCCGATCGGCGACAAGATCGGCACCAAGGCCGTCATCTGGTTCTCGATCCTTGGCGTCCTGCCATTCACGTTAATGATGCCCTACGCCAATCTGCTCTGGACAGGTGTGCTCACGGTCTTCATCGGCTTCATCCTCTCGTCCGCCTTTCCTGCGATTGTGGTTTTTGCCCAGGAGCTGGTACCCGGCCGGGTCGGCATGATAGCCGGTATCTTCTTCGGCTTCGCCTTTGGCATGGCCGGTATTGCCGCTGCGGTGCTCGGCTTCGTCGCCGATGCCAAGGGCATCGACTATGTCTATATGATCTGTTCCTACCTGCCATTCCTTGGATTGCTGACGGTCTTCCTGCCAAGTATGCGGGAAGTACGGGGCGAACCGGCCACGGCCTGA
- a CDS encoding AraC family transcriptional regulator: MRYQTFAARNAAGLRLEELHKVRLNWLEQAEGDVFALATVYPSGFHIPDHHHSQSQLLHAISGVAMVTTKFGRWMVPPHHALWLPAGTEHAVDMLGDVSMHSIYVRPDAVAGLKRHLHVVGLTPLMDNLIREAVAAPADVHADPRTTFVMGLLLHEIPNLPERPLGLPFPEDRRLAALCRGFLENPSPHTDIDDWADRLGMSRRTFTRTFRRETGLSLSTWRQQACLLSALPRLTKGEPVTSVALDLGYNSVPAFTTMFKRMLGAPPRHYLHSAA, encoded by the coding sequence ATGCGCTATCAGACATTTGCTGCCCGGAACGCTGCGGGCCTGCGGCTTGAGGAGCTGCATAAGGTGCGGCTCAACTGGCTTGAGCAAGCCGAAGGCGACGTTTTTGCGTTGGCGACGGTTTATCCGTCGGGATTCCACATTCCCGACCATCATCACAGCCAATCGCAACTCCTGCACGCCATCAGCGGCGTTGCCATGGTCACGACCAAGTTTGGCCGCTGGATGGTTCCGCCACATCATGCCCTATGGCTGCCTGCAGGGACGGAACATGCGGTGGATATGCTGGGCGATGTCTCGATGCATTCAATCTATGTGCGGCCGGACGCGGTGGCGGGCTTGAAACGGCATTTGCACGTGGTGGGGCTGACGCCCCTGATGGACAATCTGATCCGCGAGGCGGTGGCGGCGCCTGCCGACGTGCACGCCGATCCACGGACGACATTTGTCATGGGATTGCTGCTGCATGAAATCCCCAACCTTCCGGAACGGCCACTCGGCCTGCCATTCCCGGAGGACCGGCGGCTGGCGGCACTGTGCCGCGGGTTCCTCGAGAACCCCTCGCCTCACACAGATATCGACGATTGGGCGGATCGGCTCGGAATGAGCCGGCGTACTTTCACGCGGACATTTCGGCGCGAAACCGGACTCAGCCTTTCAACGTGGCGCCAGCAGGCGTGCCTGTTGTCAGCGCTGCCCCGCCTGACAAAGGGTGAGCCGGTGACCAGTGTCGCACTCGACCTCGGCTATAACAGCGTGCCGGCTTTCACTACCATGTTCAAACGCATGCTCGGCGCCCCGCCCCGGCATTACCTTCATTCGGCCGCCTGA